The Streptomyces capitiformicae genome contains the following window.
AGATCCTGGCGAAGGAGGCCATCGACTCCGTCCTCGACCTGGAGAAGATGGGCCTGCCGTTCAACCGCACGCCGAACGGCACGATCGACCAGCGCCGCTTCGGCGGTCACTCCCGTAACCACGGTGAGGCCCCGGTCCGCCGGTCCTGCTACGCGGCCGACCGCACCGGCCACATGATCCTCCAGACGCTGTACCAGAACTGCGTCAAGCACGGCGTGGAGTTCTTCAACGAGTTCTACGTCCTGGACCAGCTGATCACCGAGGTCGACGGCATCAAGAAGTCGGCGGGCGTCGTCGCGTACGAACTCGCCACCGGTGAGATCCACGTCTTCCAGGCGAAGGCCGTGATCTACGCGTCCGGCGGCTGCGGCAAGTTCTTCAAGGTGACGTCGAACGCGCACACGCTGACCGGTGACGGCCAGGCCGCCGTCTACCGTCGCGGGCTGCCGCTGGAGGACATGGAGTTCTTCCAGTTCCACCCGACCGGCATCTGGCGCATGGGCATCCTGCTGACGGAGGGCGCCCGTGGTGAGGGCGGCATCCTCCGCAACAAGGACGGCGAGCGCTTCATGGAGAAGTACGCGCCGGTCATGAAGGACCTGGCGTCGCGAGACGTCGTGTCCCGCTCCATCTACACGGAGATCCGCGAGGGCCGCGGCTGCGGTCCCGAGGGCGACCACGTCTACCTGGACCTGACGCACCTCCCGCCGGAGCAGCTGGACGCCAAGCTCCCGGACATCACCGAGTTCGCGCGGACGTACCTCGGCATCGAGCCCTACACGGACCCGATCCCGATCCAGCCGACCGCGCACTACGCCATGGGTGGCATCCCGACCAATGTCGAGGGTGAGGTCCTGGCCGACAACACCACCGTCGTCCCGGGTCTGTACGCCGCCGGTGAGGTCGCCTGTGTCTCCGTGCACGGCGCCAACCGCCTGGGGACGAACTCGCTCCTGGACATCAACGTGTTCGGGCGCCGCGCCGGCATCGCCGCCGCCGAGTACTCCCAGAAGGCCGACTTCGTCGAGCTGCCGGAGAACCCGGAGTCC
Protein-coding sequences here:
- the sdhA gene encoding succinate dehydrogenase flavoprotein subunit, whose product is MKIHKYDTVIVGAGGAGMRAAIESTKRSRTAVLTKLYPTRSHTGAAQGGMAAALANVEEDNWEWHTFDTVKGGDYLVDQDAAEILAKEAIDSVLDLEKMGLPFNRTPNGTIDQRRFGGHSRNHGEAPVRRSCYAADRTGHMILQTLYQNCVKHGVEFFNEFYVLDQLITEVDGIKKSAGVVAYELATGEIHVFQAKAVIYASGGCGKFFKVTSNAHTLTGDGQAAVYRRGLPLEDMEFFQFHPTGIWRMGILLTEGARGEGGILRNKDGERFMEKYAPVMKDLASRDVVSRSIYTEIREGRGCGPEGDHVYLDLTHLPPEQLDAKLPDITEFARTYLGIEPYTDPIPIQPTAHYAMGGIPTNVEGEVLADNTTVVPGLYAAGEVACVSVHGANRLGTNSLLDINVFGRRAGIAAAEYSQKADFVELPENPESLVVEQIERLRNSTGNERVADLRRELQETMDANVMVFRTEQTIKTAVEKITELRERYKNVAIQDKGKRFNTDLLEAIELGNLLDLAEVMAVSALARKESRGGHYREDYPNRDDVNFMRHTMAYREVGDDGSETVRLDYKPVVQTRYQPMERKY